The Flavivirga eckloniae genomic interval TATTCCTATTAAAGATGAGAATGATGTTTTTCTGGGCACTTTTTTTGAGACTGATGCGCATTGTTTTGAAAGTGATAAGCATATTAGTGATTACCTATATTCCATTGAAGATTTTTTCGTGAGAGACAATACGCTCTGGCTAGATGTATTGGAGGCTTTTGCTCAAAATTCGGCTAATATCATGCCCGTATTGGATCAAAAAAACAATTATTTAGGATATTACGAACTCAATGATATTATAAGTCTTTTTAACGAATCACCTTTCTTTTTTGAACCTGGAGGTGTTCTGGTTGTCGAAAAGGGTATTAACGATTATTCATTTAGTGAAATAAGCCAAATAGTAGAATCTAATAACGGTAAACTTTTAGGCGCCTTTATTTCAAAAATAAAAAATGACGTCGTACAGGTTACCGTTAAAATAGGCAATACCGGACTTAATGAAATCATTCAAACCTTCCGCAGGTATGGTTATAATATTGCATCTGGTCATGAAGAAGACAGCTACATAGAAAGCCTTAAAGATCGATCAGATTATTTGAATAAATACCTTAACATGTAAACAACGAACCGTCCATATCTAAAGTTGTTTTATAAAGAAACCAACAATATGGATGCCACGTAGCTTGTACCGAGTCTTTCAACTCTAACAAAATAAGCTAAAGTCGAAATGTGACCCCTAAAACAATAAAAACAAACACATGAAAGTTGCGATTTTTGGACGATTCTACAATAAAACTACAACAGTATCGGTAGAAACACTATTTAATTACTTATTTAAAAAAGATATTGACGCCTACATTGAAACAGAGTTTTTTAATATTATTCTTAAAGAATCTCCTAAAATTAAGGACTTTGCTTCATGTAAAACGTTCGATACCTTAGACACATCTTTCGACTTTCTTGTAAGTGTTGGTGGCGACGGTACCATTTTAAGAGCCATTACCTTCGTGAAGGATATCGATATCCCTATTATCGGTATTAATACCGGACGTTTAGGTTTTTTAGCAACAATACAAGTAGATGCTATTGAGCATGCTATTCAAAATATAATTGATGGGCATTATAAAATATCCGAACGTAGTTTACTTTCAATAGAAACCACACCAGAAAACGACGATATAACATCGTTGAATTTTGCTTTGAACGAAATAGCAGTAAGCCGGAAAAATACAACATCTATGATTACTGTTGAAACACATTTAGATGGCGAATACCTCACCTCTTATTGGAGCGACGGCTTAATAGTTTCAACACCAACCGGCTCAACGGGTTATTCGTTAAGTTGTGGCGGTCCTGTAATTACACCGAGTACAAATAGTTTTGTTATAACTCCTATTGCTCCTCATAATTTAAGTGCTCGCCCACTTATAATTCCAGATTCAACAGAAATACAACTTAAGGTTGATGGACGAGAAGAAAGCCACTTAGTGTCTTTAGACTCCAGAATTGCAACATTAGATAACGGTACCATAATCAAAATTAAAAAAGCGGACTTCAAAATTAAAATGATAGATCTTTTAGATGAAAGCTTTCTGGATACGCTTAGAAAAAAGCTGCTTTGGGGGGAAGACAAGCGCAATTAGGCAATAATTTATAAGAATTTCTGTTTTACACTAATACAATTTAGCTCAAATTATTTATACCTATTAAATTTTAAAACAATAAATAATTTGAATTATTTTTTGCTTAGATAATAGATAAAATATGAACATAACATTAATACGTTTATATTTTTTGAAGCTATACAAGTGAAAAAGAAACGAATTATATGAGGTGTTTTGGAGTTTAATTGGTATTGGGCTAATCTTATTTATTATATTTGCAAACTTTTGAATATTTATGAAGTATTTAACCTTATTGAT includes:
- a CDS encoding CBS domain-containing protein translates to MKLSEYIINDIKPLNSNGKISDLQLLFNQLTYSHIPIKDENDVFLGTFFETDAHCFESDKHISDYLYSIEDFFVRDNTLWLDVLEAFAQNSANIMPVLDQKNNYLGYYELNDIISLFNESPFFFEPGGVLVVEKGINDYSFSEISQIVESNNGKLLGAFISKIKNDVVQVTVKIGNTGLNEIIQTFRRYGYNIASGHEEDSYIESLKDRSDYLNKYLNM
- a CDS encoding NAD kinase; translated protein: MKVAIFGRFYNKTTTVSVETLFNYLFKKDIDAYIETEFFNIILKESPKIKDFASCKTFDTLDTSFDFLVSVGGDGTILRAITFVKDIDIPIIGINTGRLGFLATIQVDAIEHAIQNIIDGHYKISERSLLSIETTPENDDITSLNFALNEIAVSRKNTTSMITVETHLDGEYLTSYWSDGLIVSTPTGSTGYSLSCGGPVITPSTNSFVITPIAPHNLSARPLIIPDSTEIQLKVDGREESHLVSLDSRIATLDNGTIIKIKKADFKIKMIDLLDESFLDTLRKKLLWGEDKRN